The window AGTTCGATCCACATCAGGGTTATTTTGATGCTTGCAGTTTGTGAAGTTCCCGCAGAAGCTCTTTTTCTTTTGCTGTAAGATTGACAGGGGTCAAGACTTTGAACTTTACGAACTGGTTCCCTTTCTTCTTTGTGTTCTTGTCAGGGAGTCCTTTGCCTTTAATCTCTATTATATTTCCTGACTGTGTGCCATGCGGTATGGACACCTTTGTTTTGCCGTATAAGGTAGGTACTTCAAAATCATCTCCAAGGGCTGCCTGTGTGAAGGATATTGGTATCTCGCATTTTATGTCGTTCCCTTCGCGCTGGAACAACTCATGGTCTGTTATTCTGATATGAAGCAGCAGATCTCCGCTTTTTCCTTTTCTGATCCCTGAGTTTCCATTACCGGTGAACCTGAGCCATGTGTTTGTTTCGACTCCGGGAGGAATTTTAAATGATTCGTTTCTTATTATTTTAGTCCTTCCGGTCCCGTTGCATTTACCGCATTCCCTCAAAACAATATATCCTTCACCGAAGCAACACCTGCATGTCCGCTCTACTTTGAAGAATCCATGATGGTAAACAATGCTGCCAATCCCTTTGCATATAGGACATATTGACTTGCCCTGCTTCAGCTCAGCTCCGGTTCCATTGCATGAATGGCAGGTGTCGAAGCGCTCTACTTCAATCACACTCTCCTTGCCAAAGGCAACATCTGTAAGTGTAATTTCAGTTCTTATTCTTATATCACTCCCTTTTTTTTGGGCGTGTACGTGAGGAGAATAATGGTATCCCTCAAAATCATTTACAATGCCGTCAAATATATTCCTGAATCCGCTGCTGCTGCTTTCGTAAAAGTCAAAGAGATCCCAGTCGTTTCCAACGCCGTGCCTGAAAATCGTATCATTGTATTCCTGACGTTTTTTTCCATCGCTCAGGATTTCGTATGCAGAGGCTATTTCTTTGAATTTGTCTTCAGATTCCTTGCTTCCGGGATTTTTATCGGGATGGAACTTAATGGCAAGTTTCCTGTATGCCTTTTTTATGTCGGTTTCCGTGGCGTCATGATTGATGCCAAGGATCTGGTAGAAATCCCTGCCGTCTATCATGTCAGCTTTGCGTAAGAAGTTCGCTGACTGTTTTTGCGGTATAGTTCACAATCGGGATTACCATTGAATAGTTCATTCTTTTCGGTCCCAGCACACCGAGAGTTCCGATGGCTTTGTCTCCTTTCTTGTAAGTGGCTGCGATAATGCTCAGATCAGCCATTTCACCGATGGAGGCTTCTGCTCCGATATAAATGGTTACCCCGTTTGCGGCAAGGCATTTGTCGAGGATCTTTAGTATAAGGCTCTTTTCTTCAAAAGCAGAAAGAAGCTTTTTCATTTCCTCTGTACCGGAAAACTCAGGTTCTTCAATCAGGTTTGACGTGCCGTCATAGTATATCTCACCTTCCCCGGAAAATGAGAACATGAGATTGCTGAGCTTCATTGCTTTTTCCACAAGCTCATCGAAATTTCTCTTGTCTTCAAGCAGCATTTCCCGCAGTTTTCTTTTGATTTCCGGAAGAGTTGATCCATGGAAAGATTCGTTGATGAAGTTTCTTACCTTATCAAGCTCGCCCTGTAAAATGTCTTCCTCGGTGTTTATAACTTTGTTTTCCACTAATCCTGATTCACCTATGATTATGGCAAGGATATGTTGTTTCTTCAGCCTTATAAATTCAATATGTTTAAGAGTAACGAAATTTATTTTAGGCGCTGATATTATTCCCATGTTGTGCGATTTTCTTGAAAGAAACCTTGTTGTCTGCTTAAGAAGTTCTTCAATGCTTGCCGGCTCTCTTTCGAGTGAAAGAGCCTCAGCATCAAGTTTTGCCGGATTGATTCCATCTTCAGACAAAATAGAATTTACATAAATCCTGTATGCCTTATCTGTTGGTATTCTCCCGGCAGAAGTATGGGGGTGAGTAAGGTAGCCTGACTCTTCGAGGTCTGCCATTACATTCCTGATAGTGGCAGGGCTTATATCGAAATTACTCATCTTTGCTATCGACCCGGACCCTACAGGTTCAGGTGACACCATGTAACTTTGAATAATCGCCCAAAGAACGCTTTTTTCTCTTTCTGTCAGGTTTTCCATACTTGTCATATCCTTTGTTTAGGAATAATAGGAAAAAGCAGTTTTGTCAAGAACTTGCAAGCTCTATATTAACTTCGCTGCTTGACTAACATTCTTAACCTCATTTATATAGGAAACATTTAAAATTACTATTATAACATTGTGAAATTACTATAAATTATGACGCTGATTAAGAGATGCTTATCTTGTATTTTGATCTTCCTCCTCTTTTCCGCTTGTTTAAAGGAAAATAGCGAGAACAGGAATAAAATTATCATAGCCTTTGAAAGCGCACCTGCAACATTTGATCCACGCATGTCAACTGATGTACCTTCTTCAAGG is drawn from Candidatus Schekmanbacteria bacterium and contains these coding sequences:
- the hrcA gene encoding heat-inducible transcription repressor HrcA, which codes for MENLTEREKSVLWAIIQSYMVSPEPVGSGSIAKMSNFDISPATIRNVMADLEESGYLTHPHTSAGRIPTDKAYRIYVNSILSEDGINPAKLDAEALSLEREPASIEELLKQTTRFLSRKSHNMGIISAPKINFVTLKHIEFIRLKKQHILAIIIGESGLVENKVINTEEDILQGELDKVRNFINESFHGSTLPEIKRKLREMLLEDKRNFDELVEKAMKLSNLMFSFSGEGEIYYDGTSNLIEEPEFSGTEEMKKLLSAFEEKSLILKILDKCLAANGVTIYIGAEASIGEMADLSIIAATYKKGDKAIGTLGVLGPKRMNYSMVIPIVNYTAKTVSELLTQS
- the dnaJ gene encoding molecular chaperone DnaJ, translated to MIDGRDFYQILGINHDATETDIKKAYRKLAIKFHPDKNPGSKESEDKFKEIASAYEILSDGKKRQEYNDTIFRHGVGNDWDLFDFYESSSSGFRNIFDGIVNDFEGYHYSPHVHAQKKGSDIRIRTEITLTDVAFGKESVIEVERFDTCHSCNGTGAELKQGKSICPICKGIGSIVYHHGFFKVERTCRCCFGEGYIVLRECGKCNGTGRTKIIRNESFKIPPGVETNTWLRFTGNGNSGIRKGKSGDLLLHIRITDHELFQREGNDIKCEIPISFTQAALGDDFEVPTLYGKTKVSIPHGTQSGNIIEIKGKGLPDKNTKKKGNQFVKFKVLTPVNLTAKEKELLRELHKLQASK